From Platichthys flesus chromosome 7, fPlaFle2.1, whole genome shotgun sequence:
TGAGAAGAAGGTGAGCACCGGCAGCTAATCGCTCAGATTCAAACGCGACCCCACTTTGAACAGGAAAGAATTCAGTTTGTTCAGCACAGTACCATGTAATGAGATTCAACACCGTCTCCCCTCCCCTCGCCGAGATCAGCTCAGCCCCTTGTCACTGTGCAAACAATAGAGACAGCCTGAAGGGAAGAACATTGCCACTCAGAGACAGGAGCCTCTCTGACAACCGCAGGAGTCGCGCTGGAATCCACCTGAGAATTACCTCGTTTTTTTCATCACTACCTATATTCATGCTTTATATTTTTCTTGGATGACTGAAAGCCACGTTGAATCGAACAGCAACTCCTCTGCCCGCGGAGTCTCCGAGGAGCTTCCAAGTGGACAACGTGCCTCCTGCTGCGGTGGCCGCTCACTCTGGCATTGACTGGTTTTCAATGCCAGCGGCTACGGGGATGAATTCGTCCGGCGTTGCCCGGTTTCAAGAAATCAATAGAGCGTCTCTCCAACTTGGACGTGAACGGGTCCTCCTTGGATTACAAAGGAGATGCTGATGCAGCCCATGGAAAGCCTGCACACTCTTTAAGGTCAtggtacaaaaagaaaaactgtttctttCTGAGACTGCTCTTAGATTATCAACCTAAAGTGATTTTAGTTACTTCAAAGAGCAGAGCATCTGAGAACTCTTTAAGTGACACTTGACTGCAGATAACTCTGTGCAACTGAAAATGAATTTCCAGCCCATGAATGGATTGTTTATCTTTCAAAGTTCAATTTACTctttctcttgtgttttcacGACTCTAAATGTCAATGAGGTTCTCGACTCACCGGTACGATCTACACAGCTCATCTGACTGCTGTGATACCGATTGTCTCTATGGAGTGTGGTGATGCCTCTGCTGGACGCTCTCCCACTTTGTGAAAACGCTGCTCGGATGCACAGTACCAGGCCGTTACTTTAATCTGACTcttgtgtgtgaatgcatggaGACGATGGGGCAGCAGGTAAACACCAGCAGCCTCGGCCAAATCACCCGGGCTGATGAGGCTTTGGTTAAAGCCCTGGTGCCCATCTTAGACGGGCTGATTCTGGTGACTGGCCTTGTGGGCCAAACCctcgtcatcatcatcctcagagGCAGGCGGAGGAAGGAGAGTCAGCCCCCGCACGGCACCGACACCCTCCTGCTGGCCCTGAGCGCGgccgacctgctgctgctgctctgcctgccCTTCCACACCTCCGCCATCACCCTGGGTTTCTGGCCGTTCGGCAGCTTCCTGTGCAAAGCCATCAGCTTCCTGGGCGTGGCCTGTTCCGCCGCCTCGGTCTTCACCCTGGCAGCTTTGGCCGTGACGCGCTACCTCACCGTGGTCCACTCCGCCTGTGCGTACCGCTTGCGGATGCACAGACGCATCAAACTGACCGTGGCCCTGCTCTGGGTCCCGGCATCGACCCTGGCGGCGCCGCAGTTCGCCTTCCGCACGGTGACCATGTCCGGCGGCGTGTACTGCTTCGCCTTCCTGTCTGACTTCAGCCAGCTGGTTTACAGCATTGCTCTATTCCTGTTTGGCTTTGCCCTACCTCTAGGCATTATTGTGTTGATGTACGCCAAGATCTACTGTTTCCTTCGACATGCGCGGCTGCTGGGGAACGCGCTCCAGCTGGAACGCTACCAGAGCCAGGTCACTCACACCTCAGCTCTCCTGGTGCTGGTCTTCACTCTGCTGTGGCTGCCCTCCTACGCCCTCATGTTCTCCTTCATCGGTGGGACGGTAACAGACTCGCCTGGCTACAACGTCATTGCCATCCTGGCCAGACTGCTGGCCTCCTCGGTGGCCGTGGTGAACCCAGTACTGTATGGACTCATGTCTCAGAAGTTCAGAAGAGATTTGCTGGAGCTAGGGAGAGAGCGCTGGGCCCGGTGCAAGAGCTGCCTGATCGTGTGTCCTCAGGTGGTGAGCAGCGACATGGTGCAGCCCTTTGAGCTGGACACCACgtcagacagaggacagagtcTTTGACCAGAAGGACAAATACAGTGCTACCTCATTACTCAGTTCATCCTGGAAATAGGGCTAGCTTAAAAACGTTGTGATTTCAATGAGAATATaatcatttcattaaatacTATCACTACACAGATAAATGTGGAAAGTATAAAGACAAATATTCCAGGTGATGTGTTGCCAAACAACCCCCATAaatcaataaacacacaaaccctaTGTATCTAACTTGTCTTCCTGTCTTTCCTGTCAAAGAATACAGCTTTGGTCCAGAGCTTTTAAATGCCATGTTTCTCAGGAGGGAGTTCAACCAGCTACTcttgaatcatttaaaaagacacTTCAGTGATGAAACAAGCCAAAagcacagtctgtgtgtgtgtgtgtgtgtgtgcatcttctTCAAGTGGCAGCACAAAGTGATGTCAGTCTCTGgttgagaagctgcagctgtgtgtgtgtgtgtgtgtgtgtgtgtgtgtgtgtgttgtacaggGGATCCTCCTGGGTTTTTGTGTTGTCAGAATGTGTGATGACAGCTGTTTACAGTGTCGGGGGACGAGGGACAACATTCAGCTATTAATGGTGACgataacagaagaggctcaaatGTGTTTTGACACTGAGCCGAGGGAAATGTCTCCCTGCAGTGAAGACTGCTGTGTAACGGCACTCACACGTCctgatgaagaaacagaagCGCCACACTTACTGTCCACCACAATCTTGCGGTCTGTGCCGTCATCGTTGATCTGCTGGATGTTTCCGAAGTGGATGTCGCTGAAGAAGATGCGGTTGGTCCCCTTCCCTCCGCCGCCGTGGTAGTCGAAGGTGAGGGCGATGACGTTCTTCATGTGATCGGGGTCCTCGAACGGCTTGATCGGCGCGTTGAGGTTGGTCTCGTCCGAGAGGTGGATGCTCTTCAGAATGGTACGCTCCGAGTAGAGCAGGTAGCCGTCGTAGTCGCGGCAGCTGCGGTTGTCCTCTGCCAGCATGCCGTGAGCACAGGCGCAGGTGCGATCCGCGTTGCCACGATAGAGACACAGCTGCTCACAGCCGCCATTGTTGTCTTTGCAGACATTGGTGCCTGGGGAGAGCGCGACACGTTTACGAGGTGTGTTGGTAAACAAAGAATGAGCCTGGTTAAATGCAGCATTTCAGCCATTCCTGGGAGTTTCCATTATGTTGGGTGGTAAAAcaatttttaattattgtgCGTGTGAGGAGTGGTTTTCTCCACACGTGAGAACATGCATGGGCAGCTCATGCttaggtgtgtgtatgtttgtgtgtttttctacctTGCTGCCTGGCTCTGTTGAAAACCTTGATGTCCTTCAGCTGCACACCAATACCGGTCCTGAGCTGCACCGCGTCTGTAGCATTGTCTTTGCTGCCTCTCTTAATGGAGCCATTGGCATGAGTACTAAACAAAAGACGACAAATCCATGTGTCAATCATCACGACATTACAATATGACATCGTCCCCATGACTGAAATGCTGTCCTTTACAACAGAAAGTATGGATAGATTAGAAAGATGGTTTAAGTTTAACAAACTTATTTCTCCACTGGACTGACCGATCGCTCCAGTAAATGTATTcctcaaaaacagaaacagcaaaCATGTCCATGTTGTTGTTGGCCAGCACCAGCTCCCGGTTGTCTCCGGTCTCCAGGTTGATGCGCTCGATCTTGTCCGTCCTGGCATCACACCAGTACAGAAAACCATCCTGCAGGCACAGAGCAGGCATGAATTATTCAAGTCACATTTTCAAATCGCAGATTATGAGTATTGAGGTAACGGTATCACGCCACTAggatatatttaattttcctttTAGCTTCTTTTCTACTGCActtgatgttaaaaaaaaaaacaatttcataattttttctGATCTATTAGGGCTACATTAAagcaatgaaaatataaaatatcattCAATAATTCAGCTgtaattcaaatatataaataaaccacTCAATTCAATTTGCTATGGATAATAATAGTTTTCCAAACAAACCAAGGTTTTAAAGAATCCTAGAACATTTGTACAAACGACACATTTCAGCAGAATGACATCAGCTGTGGTTCGCACCTCGTAGTCGATGGAGATTCCATTTGGCCAGCTGATGCTCGAATTGACCAGGACCAGCCTCTGGGTGCCGTCCAGCCGAGAGCGCTCGATACGAGGGTACTGACCCCACTCCGTCCAGAACAGAtacctgcacacagacacacacaacagatgattGAAGGTGCATttcagtgaaaaataacaaaagaactCCAAGTAGGTTCCACACTATTACAGGGCGCTGAGTTAAACTGTTGGCAGGAAGTCTTACCCTTTCACTGGGTGGACAGTGATGGCTCTGGGTTTGTCCAGGCCCTGGGAAATGACCACATAGCGGAACGAGCCATTCAGCCTGGCCACCTCAATCACGTCGAAGCCCTGGTCAGTCCAGTAAATGTTTCCTGTAAAAAGCAAAGGGACAGAAGTCAGCTATGTTGTCCTGGAGCAAAAATGAAATACCCACAGGTGATGgatggaaaatgtaaaaacctgCTATCCAGTCAACGGTGATGCCCTCCACCCGGCCAATGCCGTTGGTGACCACGTCCTCTCTCCACGTCTGATCTCTCTTCGCCCTGCTGATGGTGCTCAGGCCCATGTCCACCCAGTAGATGGTGTCATTGTCTGGAAAGGAAAAAAGGCCATTTGTGTCACTCTATAAATATTCGATTCACTGGGATAATGACAGCGTTGCGGCTGCGTAATCACTGATGTCCCTCGGCATCACTCACCGGCGTGGAAGTCGATGCCGACAGCCAGAGAGGTGCCAGACACTGGCACCAGGGCGTCAGATTTGTCGGCGGGGTCGAGTGGAATTCCTCTGATTCCCTCGTGAACAGAGTAAAGAAGGAACGAGCCCATACCTGCTCAGAGAAAGCACATTTCACTTTTAGCTCCGAGGACACGTTGCATTcctactgtatgtgtgaatgtggctGTGACGCAGCGTCTCACCCTCGCAGGACTGCTGTCCCGTCCTGAGGCTGTAGCCGGCGGTGCACATGCACGCCCTGGTTGTTGGGGAGGTGGGGAGACACAGCTGGGAGCAGTCGCCGTTGTTGTTACTGCACAGGTTGATACCTCCTGCGGGAAAAAGGGGGAAGATCagtgagaaataaaacacacaaaaacagagaaacGGCTCCGAAGAGGTGGAAGATAAAACCACCAGCAGTGAGTCACAGGGTTTTCTAAAGATGTTTCGTACCTTTCTGCACGTCCTCATCATAGATCCTCATGTGCATCATCGGAGAAGTGTTGTTTCGCAAAACCTTCCAGTCTCCTCCGTCGCTCTTGTTACAAGTTCCGATCTGGTCAGTGCCTTGATCGGCCCACCACAGCTTGTCTCCTAGAGGGAGGGGAGTTGATTCACATCTTTATTTCCTTATCTTGGGCTAATGATTCTAAGATATAGATCTGCCCAGAATATAAGTAATAACCCGATCCATctaatgtatttaaaataattatcttaCCCATGATAGCCAGCGCCGTAGCCTTGGTAAGTTTGCCTTTTACACCCTCCAGGATCTCCAGGTTAGATCCGTTCATCTGACAGCGGCTGATGGTGCTGTTCCCGGAGCTGATCCAGTACAGCTGCTCTTTCTCAAAGTCAATAGAGAGGCCTGTGTGGGGAGACAATTATACATGTACAGCTCTTACATTGATCTGCTTAGTCTGTGCTTTCACCCTGTACAGTTCAGTACTATTCTGCCATCAGTTTCTTGGAGGATGGAGGGGGAAACGTTTGCTCACCTACTGGTCCCTTCTGATCAGTGAACAGTGTGGTGCTGTTGCTACCATCCATGTTGGACATGCTGATGTTGTCCCCGTCAGTCCAGTAAAGCTTCCTGAGGAAGAATATGGATAATATGTGATGCAGAGAGGATTTGAGGAGTGAAACGAATGATCTGACAAATCGCAGTAAACGAAGCAACAGGAGACTCAAATGTGTAAAAAGCAAATGtatgaatgaagaaaaagaaaaagagactgATCACTGTGTCTCAAAAGGGATTTCTTCTAAAAAAAAGGACGCTTACCCCAGTATAGGATGCAGCACCAGGCAGTGGGGCTTGTCTAATCCCTGGATCACAGCGTTCTTGAAAGACCCATCCAGTCTGGCCACATTGATCTGCTTCTTATTGGCATCATAGCTGGTCCAGAAAAGGTTCCGGGAGACCCAGTCCACCGCCAGCCCATGGGCGTTAGGAAGGTCTGAGGAGTGTCCACAGAGCGAAAAAGGTTAGAGCTTCCAGGGCATGTAGTcagttttcaaaaacatttcatttagtttcaaATAATTacaagaaatataaacatttttataaaaacaggTTACCACCGATATATCCCTAGGACTGTTCTTACCAGCCGACACCACAGTCTCCACCCCTGTGCCGTTGATGAAAGCTCTCTTGATTGTCTGCGTTCGAACGTCGGACCAGTAGATGCGATGCTCCACGGCGTCGTAGTCGACCGCCGTCACGTTGTCTATGTCCGGCACCGTGAAGGAGATGATGTAGTTGTAGTAAGGGTTGTCGATGTCCACGCCTCGGATCTCGATCTGACGAGCGTAAAGAAGGAACTTGCGAGACTCTggagaagaaaagtaaaaagcaGAGGAATGGAAGAAGTTATTTTACTTTCTGTGATATCTACAAAAATGAACTTTCGTTTTTTAAGTTCAATATCAGCAACAAAGATTTAACGTACGATTTTCAATAATGTCTGCATAAAAAAAGCCCTTTTCTCATGTTCTAGTTTGTCCCATTACACTGTTATGAGCTCACTGTGATTAAAGGTTTAGTCAAGTTTATGTGTTTTCTTACTCAACCGCCAACACAGTTAAAGGCAGCCAGCCGGATCCCCGGAGAGAGATGCTCGAGAGGGTCAAAATAACCAGTAACACGTTGCGTAGTTTACCCTTTGAGAGGTAGAGGGTGGAGACAACCGGTAACTCCCCCTCAATCGAGAATGTATTTGAAGAAGTGAATGAACCAGAGttcaggagaaaaaaacaacgaaATCTGTTAAATCAGCTGAGACTCCCTGAAAACTCCCTCGTTACCGGGGAAAGCATCAGACGCCCTCTAATCCAATTAGCCCTCCATCTACACTGCTGAGGACCGTTCTgctgaattctaaacattgagACAGACACTCAACATCGGAgcgtgtgcacacatgcacatccgAGTCCCACGGCTCCCCCCCTCAAAACCATCAGGAAATCACACCGCGCTAAATGAAGACTTCAGCACTTGTGACAGTATTTCATATGACGTGATATTAGAAGGAGAGTGTGGAACAAACAGCGGAGATGCAATCAGTCACACCCGGAGCAGAGTTCACTGCCGGAGTCTTCACCGCTGTGAGAAAAGATCCCTGCTAACAAAGAGCTGTTCCCCTGCTCCTTAATGACACGGATGGTATGTCCCAGTGTTGTGTGCACATTCTCTCTCAGAGAGGTTCCACAGTGTGTTCTTTACCTTTGCAGGTTCGCTTGTCGGGCTGCAGCTTCATGAGGTGAGGGCAGGCACAGGAGAAGGTCTGGTTGAAGTTGATGAGACAGAGGTGGGAGCACGGATCTTTGCCGTCACTGGTGGCGCATGGGTTGGGAgctaaaagagagaaagaaaaggaaatattaaagaaaaagcGAGAAAGATGAGTCAGATGTGTAAACCTGCAGAGGAGGTGCCTCAATTTAGGGGTTGCATCTTCCAGAAGCCGCATCTGAGGACTGGACCCTAACCCCTTGTGTCACCCCGGCAGTATAACGTGGCTGCCGCACTTTGAAGGCTTCTTTAACAGCGGCAAAGGCATCCTTTCATTCCAGAGAGATCAAGGCTCCACAGGTGGATCTTTCCCGGGGCCAAACCAATCCTAGGATTcattgaactttgatgacaaactgcttttcaaagaggtaatggcgTCGGCCACCAATGATTGAGTGTCACGCTTCAACTCCACCGAACAGCTAATGGTGCACATGATTAAAAACCGAGGGGCATTAAAACTTTCTCGTCCTGTCCGACTGAAGCTGGTAAGGGAGGGCTGGTGAAGCTGATCAAGGAAATGCTCTGATGTCAGTTCAGCTTTACGCTCTACGCGACCCAATCAAACAGCCTCTGAATGGGGGCGGCCCCCGATCTTGGACACAGCTGTGGCATGTGAAAGACTGGTTTTATCCTTATTTTGCAGACTGCATTGGATATTATCTTTtcaaaaatgtagaaaaaaagcaTCAAAGTAACATATACCTGTCGTACCAGGCTAAGCGAATAGTTTCAATGTGAGATGCCATTTCCAGAGTATCACACTCAAAGGGATTTTCTCATTTCCCAGAGTGTAATGGACCCACAAGGAGAGCGAGGGTGCAAAAACCTGTCACCGCCGCTCGTTGCCTCGTCACTGTCATGGACACTGgctgcagctgtcaatcaagcaTTCGGTGAGATCCCTCTTCCCCGCCTCCAATTACAGGACCCAGTGCCTCTGAGCCGCCCCCCACACCCCTCGGACCCCCACAGGCCATTGGCGGCTAAACATCAAGGCGACAGCTCGCTGTGGCAGACCACTGCAAAAACAGTTCCAACAAGACCGACTGCCATTTTGTCAGTCATTGTGCGTCTGTGAGATTAACACATGATATTTAAGTCACAGGGGGGAGGGGTTTTATTCCCCGCCCAGCTGGGGGGATATACCAAACAGTGAGGTGACTTTTTGATCAGCGAGGCAGCGGGAGGTGTCCAGATTGTTCCCGGTGCGAGGAGACAACGCGCCTCACGGCTCTGAAAAGGTCAGCTGTCTACGGGGAACACGAGCTGAGAGACCACATGGTTGGCAATGAGCTGCGAGCTTGTCACCACTCGCCTCTGAGTTAGAGTCCAAATTAGCCCGGCTGTGCTGACAGGCAGGGCGAGTCAATCTTCTTTAGGAGCATTTGATTCTGCCGCGCGACATACCTTGGGGTTGTCTGGATGGGTGATAGACCTGCAGGTCAAAGGGCTGTGTGTTGGTGCGCTGGACGACAGTCACGTTGTGTCCCGTCCACTTGTTGGCCTTGGCCAAAGTGTTGGTCCTCCAGTCGGTCCAGTAGACCTCGCCGCCGTACATGGTCACCGCAAACGGGTGGGACAGGTACTCGTGACCTCGCAGCACCTCGATCAGCCCGGAGCCGTCGTACTTGGCGGAGTAGATGGCGTCGGACCTGGATGAGGGTTAAAGGCAGAGGTGTCCGCTTTACCTAACAGGATGTGCATGCTGTTCATGGTACTAGATGTGTCAGTACTGCGTGTTGGTGGTTTTACATAAGCATACCACCTCTGCATGTTTATCAAAACAATTACATAATAACAACGAGTGAGTGATGTAATCAGTGAGTGGGTGGCTGCAGCGCGATGAGAGCGCTCTGCTTATTCAGAGAGGAGAGGCAAGTGGTACCTGGCATCGATCCAGACAATGCGTCTCTCCATGTAGTCCACAGTGAGTCCGTTGGGCCAGCCGCCGCTGCCCGTTTCCTTGTGGATGGTGCGTCTGCCTTCACCGCTCATAGATGCAGCCTCAATCCTGGGCAGACTGGCATCCCAGTCAGTCCAGAACAGAATACTGCACACAGATGGTTCAAATCATCAAATCAAGggattattacattttcatatatACATACTGTCGCCTACAAGCCACTTTGAAATGAGCACAGTGCTCTTACCCATCACGGGGGTCCAGGGCAATTGCCCTGGGATGCTCCACCTCCCCAGCCAGCAGGGTGGTTCTCATGGTCCCGTCCAGTTTGGCCACCTCGATCTGATCCAGATTGCTCTCCACCCAGTAGATGTTTCCTGCGATCCAGTCCACGGCCAGGCCCTCGGGAGTGGCCAGTCCGTACTGGATCACCACCTCAAAGCTGGTCAGAGCTGAACCCAACATAACAGAGGAATTGGGAATTTGTTGCATTTcataggagaaaaaaaaagcagctgtAATTCTCCTCATTTAGTTTAATAGCTTCACGTAACATTCCCCAGGTTGAGCTGATCTCAAGCCAGCACATATGgttcagtgtaaaaaaaaaaaacactgaactgtTTAGAATTCTTTTCTCCTATGGAATCCGTCAGTGAACGACATGCACTGCGTCTGTCAGTGTGACTTCAACCAAACCCACTGCCCCACTTCTAAGCCCTCTcgctttttattatttcccagAAACCACTGGCTCTCATGTAAACCAGTGCAAAACCAAAATGTGTGATCATCTCTGGCTCAAGGAGATCGGACAAGTTTTTCACAAGTCCTTCCAGAAGTAAttagagggagagggatgggTCGACTTCAGTTCTCCTAGAGGAATGCTGGAGCCGGACCGGCTTCCTGTGAGGATTCGTGGGTTTGGGACATCTTTGTTAAGCAGTTGGCACTAACCGGTGGATGCCAATAACTTTGGGGATGCTGGATTTGCTTCGATAACAAGCAGCAGGAGCCGATGCATGAGTTATTCACAATGTCTCCGCTCAGAGGCCCTGTGTTAATGGTGAAAGCTGGAGAGCTGGGACCGGGAACTACAGCGTGTTGTGCCTCCTACGCTGCATCAGGGTTCTGGCTGCAGTCACGCACAGCGAGTGCTGAGATAAATGGGAAGAGACAAAGCCTTCCGTGTGCCCCCTAAGTGCTGTGCTGGGAACACAACCTTGATTGGCAAGGAGACCTGGGGTTTTGGAGCAGGAAAGGGGCCGACAATGACCTGGGAGATTTATTCAGGGTCACGAGCCGCCGCTGCTGACCACAGACTCTTTCTGGCCCAGAGAAATTACAGAGTGTACTCGCTCTGTGGAAGTTCGTTTCTCAGAAATCCACATTTAAAAGCCCAAACATGATTTGCTATCTCATAAAGAACAATCCcctccactgttttttttttttagtttttttttcgcTCACAAAAGGAAGACAGTGAAAAATGATGTCGCTACAATGTAAATTGCACAGTTCGGAGAGGCCGTCCATCCCACTGTCCCCATTGATCTTTCACCGTAACCTAAAATTACAGAGCGCTGCGGCTGGGCTTCATGCCTCACCTCCGTTGTCGGACAGTTTCCCACGGTAGATTTTGTCCTCCACCACGTCAGTCCAGTACAGGGTGCTCTGGTTCAGGTGGAAGTCCAGGGCGATGGTGTTCCTCAGGCCTGGTACCAGCACGCTGAACTCCCCCTTGTTAAGCTCAATCCTTCTGATCTCGTGGCGGttggagaagatgatgaaggGCTTGAACGGATCTGaaggcagaggagaaaacactcAGAAGAGGGAGAGCGCCGCGACAAAGTGAATCTCATCTCCGAGTCCAgatcaaaaaacacattcacccTCTTTGATGTAAAATCCAATCAAAAGAATTGAAATTGAGAAAGAATTCTTAAAAAAACGACAATCCACCAAATTatgaaggacaaaaaaaaacacatttataaataaataaataaataaataatgtttaaggTAAAAGGGGCTActtctacattttttttatttctgtatttctgtctcCATATGTCAGTCAGGTAGGCGGGCTTAACTCAGTCTGAAAGCCTGATTGGTTGTATCggtgtataaataaataaatatatgaatatttaggaataaataaataaatgtaggaaaacagaaacagcctTTTTTGATTGcagactaaatatatatatatatcagtattGAAGAGCCCAGTCTGAAAGCTCTGACAGTCTTTCCTCACCGGTGCTTTTGCAGCTCTCCATGTCGGCCTCCAGTTCCCAGCCCTCGTAGCAGGAACACTTGACGCTGGATTTCTCCTGCTCGCACTTCTGGCTGCACTTGAGGTGTTTGGCGCAGAAGCTCTGAATCTGGCAGGTCTTGTTGTCGGCACCCAGCTCCATACCCAGGGGACAGGAGCACATGAAGCCCTCCCCGGGGATGATGCTGCAGTTGTGGCTGCAACCACCGTTGTCCAACGAACACAAATCTGCAGGCAGGAAAAACAGATGACCGAGCTGGAGAGCGTCCGAGGCAGGAGGTCTGtgagcggtgtgtgtgtttgtgtgtgtgtgtgtgtgtgtgtggtgtttgtggtgCTTTGAATGTCACAGGACAAAATAACCGGGTATTGAACGCATCTCCGTGTTGTGTTCGATGTACAGACATTTTTTGCAAAGAATGTTTTACCACAAAGCTTCTCGTCAGATCCATCCGGACAATCGTCGGTGCCGTCGCACAGCTTCTCGGCGGGCAGGCAGATGGAGTCGTTGGTGGCACACATGTGGTGAGACAGCTTGCACACCAGCGCCTCGCAGTTGTCCTCGTCCGAGTTGTCCTCGCAGTCGCTGTCGCCGTCACACACCCAGGCCTTGCTGATGCAGCGAGCTGACAACACCAGGAAATGTCAACTTTCAGATTTGGTTGTTTTCCACATTTTAAATCTTAATATATTCATAGAAAAACGGTTTTAATAGGTTCCAGGGCTCTGCAACATCAGAGTGAAGCTAAAGTTTGGAACTAAAATATATAcgtaatataaaaaaagaccaTAATCAGCAGATCCGCTCAGGAAGGAAAAGTGAacctcaattttttttaactgacaTGAATATCTGAGCCAATCATAAAGCATCATGACAGGGCTGACATTTGAGTCCAGAATGGAGGAAGCTTGTAACATCAAATTTGATATGCACTCCTGTTCGCCAAATGAGACGCATGGGTCGTaactttcctctttgtttccagtTTGCCACAAAGAGCAGCCACTGCGTGACGCACGTGACATAAATCTCCCACTGACGCTTTGTGGTGGTGACCGACCATTAACTCCTTCAGTAATCTCTTATCTAACCTGTGGTACGTCCCACAGTTTAAATCACCCTTACCAGAGTCCCTGCAGCTGAACTTGACCGCGGGGTCACACATGTGGGTGACCCCCTCGCAGTTGTTCTCGTCACTGAGGTCCATGCAGTCTGTGTCGCCGTCACAGCGCCAGCGCATGGGGATGCACAGGCTGTCCAGCCGACACTGGAACTCGTCCACATGGCAGCCGCCCGGAGGACGAGTCGCTGcggatgaaaaacaaaaacaaagacaatgagtgaaagtgaggggggggagagagagtgtgcagTTAAGCTAATTTGTAAGAAGCAACAAAATACCATTATAAATCCACAACTGAAAAAATAACCAGCGTGGAGTCACAGCCAGCAGACACCACTGACactcagaccacacacacatgcactcggCCAAaactgagaagaggaagaatagGCCATTCCAGACATTAATTAATGTGTAGGTTTGCTGGAGAGCCGAGTTAACCACCCGACGCTGAGCCAAGTtaaacaacaatgacacacacagctcactgACTGATGTCAGAGGCGGATGAAAGGCCCCACTGAGGAGGTGGCACAATGACTTCCCCTCATGGCAAAGGTCAGCGCTTGGcccggctgcagcaggaaatgGACCGGGGACCTTTCAGCAGGGAACACAATATACAGGAGGGGAAGGTGATAGTa
This genomic window contains:
- the LOC133957407 gene encoding galanin receptor type 1-like translates to METMGQQVNTSSLGQITRADEALVKALVPILDGLILVTGLVGQTLVIIILRGRRRKESQPPHGTDTLLLALSAADLLLLLCLPFHTSAITLGFWPFGSFLCKAISFLGVACSAASVFTLAALAVTRYLTVVHSACAYRLRMHRRIKLTVALLWVPASTLAAPQFAFRTVTMSGGVYCFAFLSDFSQLVYSIALFLFGFALPLGIIVLMYAKIYCFLRHARLLGNALQLERYQSQVTHTSALLVLVFTLLWLPSYALMFSFIGGTVTDSPGYNVIAILARLLASSVAVVNPVLYGLMSQKFRRDLLELGRERWARCKSCLIVCPQVVSSDMVQPFELDTTSDRGQSL